agttttttcaaaaaaggaaTATGTGGAGGATGCCAAGGAAAACAGGAAGGAGGGGAGATAGATGTAAACTTGACTGAGGCTTCGCCAGAAGGACTTCTAAAAGAACTGAATAAGAAACTGGAAATCATATAcaaaatggaaaaaaaactagaaGACATCAGCGAGGCCGTCGATTTCTATGCCGAGCAATACCAACAGATGGTAAAATTCAAGGAAGAGGCTGAGAAAAAAATCAAATCCCTAGAACAAAAGAATGTCTACCTAGATAAATGTAACAAGGCCCTGGAAGAGAGAGTATTAGATTTGGAGCAGAGTATGAAAGTTAATAATGTGGAAATTGTGGGCCTAGAGAAGCAAGATAATGAGAACACAACACAGGTAGTTCGAAAAATAGCTCAAACATTGAAACTAGACCCGGACGACATCACGGAGACACTGAGGGTAGGAAGAGAGAACGACAAAAAACCGCAACCTGTAATCGTGACACTGAAAACCAGACGTGCCCGAGACCTATGGATTAAATCCCGGAAAAATCTACTCACTAATAAGGATGTCTATAATAATAACAGTGCCCTGCCCATCTACATAAATGAGGACCTTCCACGAGCCACGCGACAACTATTCTGGAACGCTAAAAATCAACTGAAGGGAATGTACAAGTATATTTGGGTCCAAAACTCAAATATTCTAGCACGGAAGGACAATGAAAAAAGGATATATAGAATCAGAAATGATAAAGACATAGAAAAATTAGCAGGCTGAGTTGCAACTAAGGCTCCGAGTACACACGaaacataattaaataattataaaattcaacAATCTTACCGACTCTTCACCAGATATAGACTACACTAGATATAGCAACATTGAATCTTGGTTTAAAAATAAGGATTACAATACTAAAAAATTACACATATTGCACATAAATATAAGATCAATCCGAAAACACTTCAACGAGCTATTGGTTGTACTGGATAAAATAAAGTATCAAGTGGATATATTAGTACTATCGGAAATTAATATAAAAGAAGAAGAATTATCCTTATATTCCATAAAGGGCTTTATTACCTATGCCAGAACACGACAGACAAGCAAAGGAGGGGGATTACTATTGTACGTGAAAGAAAATCGAAGCTTTTGTATGAAAGAAATTAAAACTACGGTTACTGAAAATATTTATGGTATACTGAAATTAGAGAACAAGTTAGTACATATTATCGCATTGTATAGGCCACCGAACAAAAACAAACAGAAATTTTTAgagcaaataaatatattattggaAAGTATTCCAAAAAATGAGGATCTAGTTGTCATCGGAgatattaatatagatatatCGGAAGTCAAATTGAATGCAACTTCAATACACTATAAAAATATCCTATGTGAACACGGCCTACAATGTGCGATCCCTACAACGGAGGTAACACGCGAAGCGATAGTCGACGGGCGGCTCGACCGATCGTGCATTGACcacgtgtgggtgcgagcgggACAGCTGCGGCGAAACGAGCATGTTAAATCTTTTCTACTTGAAAGCGATATCTCTGATCACCATATGATAGGCGTCTCGTTCGACCTGGACCGTCAACTCAGCGACTGTAAGACGCCCGAATGCaataaaaagtatgtattaCGTGACAATCTTGTTCATGAAAAATTAGATAATTACGATTGGACTGAACTTCTGGGTATACGTTGCCCAGTGTTATTATTTAGCAAAATTTACAATGTTTTTACGAGTGTTTATAGTGATAGCACTATACAAAAAACTGTAAGACCGTTTCGAATAACACAACCATGGGTAGATGAAAAGTTATACAGCATGATTCTAAAGAGGGATAGATTGTTCCGGGCATGGAAATCGTCACCTGATTGTATGTGTAAACGCTTAGAGTATACCAAATTTAGAAATAAAGTAAACAAGTTGATAAATAAcgctaaaaataattatagaaGGCAAGAAGTTAAAAATTGTGAAGGGGattatagaaaagtgtggtTAACTATTAATAGCTGGTTAGGAAGGTGCAAGCCGAATGTAGATAGTGTCATTAAGAGATATTTaggtaaaataaatagtatacaTTGTATTTGTAATGAGTTTTCTAAAACATTTACTCAAGAAATAgagaaaataaaacataattgcAGTGTTAAATTTTTAGAGAGAAACACATATGTCAAAAACAGTGAGGTCTCGTTTAGATATATAAAAGTTAATgataaagatataaaaaaaataattaggaaGTTAAGTAGTGAAAAATCTCCAGGCTTTGATAAAATTAGGGTACAAGATGTAAAGGCTATGTCAGACCGGTTGAGCCCAATATTGGCTTATTTTGTGAATTTGTGTGTTCAAAATGGCTTATATCCTCAAGAGTTAAAAAAAGCAATCATACGACCTATTTATAAAGGTGGTAGCCATCTTGAATACACAAACTATAGACCGATAGCCATACtatctataattaataaaatagttgAGAAAGTAATTGTGGGCCAGATATCAAGGTtcttagaaaaatataacatattGACAGACGCACAACACGGTTTCAGGAGAGGCAGGAGTACAGTTACAGCCCTCACTCAGTTTGCAGACGAAGTAAATGCCAATTTAAATAGTGGTAGGCAAATTTTAGCTCTTTTTATTGATTATAAGAAGGCTTTCGATACGCTGGAAAAAGAAGTGCTACTCTTGGCCATGCAGGAGTGTGGCATTGCAGGTCCCACCAATGAGTGGTTCCGCAATTATTTGTCGGAAAGAACCATACGCACCGATATTGATGGGACTCAGGGCGACGAGTGGCACGTAACCCTGGGAGTACCGACTGGCTCAATATACGGGCCAGTGGGTTACCTGATGCTCGTTAATAGTGTAGTCAATGTGATTAAAAAATGTCGAGTATATATGTATGCTGACGACATGTGTCTGCTGTACGCGTCAAAGGACGTGAGGGAGGCGCGCGATCATATCCAGTCAGACTTTGAAAATGTGATTAAATGGGCGCATGATAAtggtataattattaatatggaAAAGACGAAATGCATGCATATATACTCGCCATACAACAGACGGGCTAAAATGGTTCAgtataaagatataggtatagtTGGCCACAGCTATGACTGCTTGCATGGTGCTAAAGACTCGTGTGTATGTCCACAGCTACAATATGTAGataattataagtacctaggtttgATCATAgatcaaaattttaattggaaATCTCACATAGGAGCTGTGTGCAACAAGCTAAGGTCAATATTGGGAAAATTTTATCACCTAGACCGAGTTTTAAGTAAACATACAAAACTAGTAGTATACTATGCGTTAGCAGACTCAGTAATTAGTTATGGCTTGAGTGTTTATGGCAGAACATTTAGTACCTATCtcacagaaattaaaaaaatacaaattagacttttaaaacatattttaggaaaaaaagagaaaaaaaaatacaaaggacaatatgacagtatttttaaagacttacaaattttacctatcaacaaaaaagtagaatatttaatagtaaaaaataattttttctcaactatttataaaaaaaaggttaaaatgGGGGATAATCCTAGAATAAATAGGAAGGTGAGATTCTCAATGCCAAAAACCTATAACTACTATGGCAAAAGAATAAACGCATATATAGTACCCAAATTATATAATGTAATCGGCTGGGCTGAGGAGGACAGCGATGGGCTCAGTGAGGGAGTCCTTAAGAAGAGGTTAAAGGAACACCTACTTAGGGACTCCCTAACggagtaggtaggtttaaataaatatttagtcgtagtatagtttattataagtatagattaaggtgtaATGTAATGTGTAAGTTAGTTATATAAGTTAaaataagagcgccacctcgccaacaaactggcacaccagtttggcgagcgataatattatagtttcttgtgaattttctttgattaaataaattaaaaaaaaaaaaaaaaaatgataatataacTTCTAAAAGTGTTTTAGGGCTGGTCCACACACAGCGCGTTACTGCCGTATCCGACGTTCCTTATATACTCTATccatggaaagaagttagtaaagcactctctctgttacgttattccatacaaatgatagagacaaaaatctcagtaggCGCTAACCACCATTTGAGTCACCAATCAATCATAAGCGAAACTGTGtactctgtctgtctatctatccgtctgtccgtctatcaagaaaacctatagggtacttcccgtggacCAAGAATTGTGAGATTTGGCAGAAAGGTAGGTCtaagtaaaaggaaaaacccgaaaatcgtgaatttgtggttacatcacaaaaaatacaaCTTTCAAAATAGATAACTGTAcaaaatggggtatcatatgaaagggctcattctaaaacagatttttatttatttttacacattatagttttttatttatcgtgcaaaatatcgaaaaaatacacgagtacgaaaccctcggtgagcgagtctgattcgcacttggccgcttttttctCGTCTAATCTTTCTTTTTTGACCTCAAagctgtatttaaaaaaatacaggtgCAGTTGAGTGCAAGTTCCAATGTCAATAAGAATAAGTTAACCCGAGTGGAGCATATTCACCTGGATCGTACTATGGCCACAGCTTGTCGTGGATGCATTTCCATACGAATAGCGGAagtttgtctcgttttaaagcTTTTTGACATCTGTTTGTAAGTAGTTTTTTGCATTCTGACGACACTTCATATGCAAAATGCctgggtttttaattttttaattcagatacaagtcagcccttgactgcaatgtcaactggtggtaagtgatgatgcagtctaagatggaagcgggttaacctggaaggggtatggcagtttttaataaacccgtactcctttggtttctactagCCATGCCTGAAGCCTtcgtgatttagaaattatgaagttccgaacccgggacctcccactaataagaccacagtgcttaccactaCACCAGGGAGGTCGTCGAAAGCTTTATTtctaaaacacacataacttcaAAAGTtagagttaacagggctctctccgtcactcgtttcatacaatcgcagttccaatttcatttgaatattaagcaaccaaagtccatgaaattttgcagacatattctagaaactaatatctgtgtctgtggtgtattagatttttgtaaaaatatgtagttttaaaattacaggggctcaaagatttgtatgaaaatttttaagaccgcgtaagtttgaaacggaatattttaacagaaatctggaaaaccacagacatagatattagtttctagaatatgtctgcaaaatttcatggactttagttgcttaatattcaaatgaaattggaactacgattgtatgaaacgagtgacggagagagctctcttaagtaatacttaaataaataggtcATCCCGTGATGAGAATAACACCACGCAATTTTGATTCAGAAAATATCTAGTTATGGGTAGTAAATGTGTAGTAAAAACTCATCTTATTTAAACGAATTTATCCCTAGAGCGagagtttaattaaaaacaaaaactaataaTGAGGGTTAGATCTAAAAAGTTGGGAGAACAGTATAGAGTCCCATTAGAGATTTTGTCATTAGAATTTTGCAGTAACTAAGGTCGTAATTTGTCACCAATttaaatactaatttttttGTAGGTAATTAAGGACCGATTTTTCAATGGAAAAATAATGACCTTTAAGGAGGAATAAATATGACGTTTTGGCAGATTTTCTTAAACTTATCTGAGAATAAAACCCAAAAATCAAACTCTTATTATAAGTAGGTCCACATCAAAACTgaaagcaatttaaaaaaaaaacattattcctTTTTCAAAGCAACAAATCATCATTAAGAGCAAGAAACTGGAGTGCGAGGCGTTTATTCTCGCTCGTATTTAATTTTCCGCAATTCAGATTGCTTTGCTGCAAGTTGCTTGCACATAATGAGTGAGCTTTCACTTCGAAGCTGTGCCTAGGATTCAAACTTATAACGTTCTAGCTTTTATGtataactagaagatgcccgcggcttcgcccgcgtggatttcggttttttttaaatcccgtaagaactctttgattttccgggacaaaaagtagcctatgtgctaatccaggatattatctatctccattccaaatttcagccaaatccattcagtagttattgcgtgaaagagtaacaaacatacacacacactcacatacaaattttcgcctttataatattaagtgtgatactttccgattttgatgacttcgttcgcgcggaTTAAGGTACTTAGTTagtttgaaagtttttttttattcaccatAGGTCAGCGCTTGattacaatcacacctgatggaaagtgatgatgtggtctaagatcggacgcgtttacctagaaggtgcctattcactcttgttttaaaaatacccggattgcaatttttttttatttatttttatttatttcactaagatttaattatataaaagaacattttacaccaattgttgtagaccaaagcactagacaaaaaaactgagactggtgctTGCAATtatgcagcccaaatagaccgtggtctgtgctagggctgacaaaaaaaaagtttgggaaaaaaaagataaaaatcgagagtgataaaaaaataattaagcctatatttacattttttcaaaaatatatatatgtattttaattttagttaacaaTAGTGCATCAgtgttaaatatataatatatataatatgtataaaaatatttcaaaatatataagGATAGGATAAAGTGTTTAAGTAATTCCAACATTAAGTAATTTCAACAGATCTTGTCATAAAGgcatttaaaactttcaaaaccgGATTCTAGCAAAAATTTCTTTATATAGACTTTTAGTTTTCTCTTTAAGGATTTACGCTGGGCATATAAAAGCAGTTTGGATATCTCCAAAGGAAGATTATTAAACAGTTTTGGCGCCGCAGCTGTAAAATGTCTACTCGTGAATCCAGATGTTCGTCGGGGAACTGAACATCTTTGTTGCCTTTGCCTGAGGTGACTGGGAGTTTGCTCAAACGTAAAGTCGTCTATATATTTTGCCATATACATTGTTAGTTGCCATATGTATATTTTCCTTGGTGTTAGTACTTTACTCAGCTTAAATAGTTCTTCTGTAGGAAATCgacgattttttcttaaaataattttgagattGAGTTTTTGAGCCTTATTGAGTTTGTCTAATAAAGTTGATCCACATGAACCCCATGCTATGATGCCATACAATATTAACGACTGAGTTAAAGAGCAATACACTGTTAAGAGTAGGTTGACACTCATAATATTTCTTAGATCATTGTATATATAGCTCAAACTTCGGACTTTTTTAGTCAGCATGTCTACGTgtgcgtcccatcttagatgtTGATCAACAATAATACCAAGATAAGTTGTGCTGTTGgtaggaataaaaagtatttcttGGTAGAGGCATGAGTAAAGATGTTGTtactctgtggtaatttgtccgGGATCTTTTGGTGATATTCCCAAAAAGAAGTGAAACTGAAGTGAGTTTGGGTTACGGGCTACGTGCACGGGACTTTGTGAAGACGGTTTGGTAATGGAAAATGCGTTGAAATTTTTTGTCAAGGAAACCAATAGCCCCTGTGGCCTAATGGATAAGGCATCGGCCTCCTAAGCCGGGGATTGTGGGTTCGAGTCCCACCAGGGGTAACTTAAttagtttttgatattttttttaccttcTTCTTTGTTACCTACGCCTTCTAGCAGAGTTTATCccattgagttgaaactttgtacagttgttgtgaACACTTGCAGGATGGTTTCTGCTAATTTAACATATTTATATAGGTAGAGGGCGGGCGAGTCACAATGCAATGCAAGgaatggggcgccagccaggtaacatcccagtgtgcctggatgctgctggtcccttttggatgcgtccgaggggaagagcagtgttcgggccggtgcgccccggtaacatggctaataatttctcttcggagatatagttggctatggctaatgacctggcagggagggaggtttctccgcgtgtccctctgactagcagagggcacagtggacgaagcgtaggataggacacgggcgacgtgcgcgtcccagggtcgggggacgcacttcgttggtgcgtcccggaggtgcggtggtggggaccgagcaggtccccggtggagggtctgcctcggcagacgtcgctggctgggtcgcggttgtttgcttcggccgttcccgtgacccagtcgccaggcgacgcgcagtagcgccgctggggtttagtggctATTCCgctcgcctctcggccggcgagtcccacataccctccctcagctggctggctgcctcacggctggcaaatgcattccccagcgtcagcaaaaaaaaaacccttatatgtgtaatttttatacctatttcaATAGGTATTTAGCAGGTATTCCATTTTCTTTTGAATTAATAGatggtacctatttaaatcAGTACATGCTGAGTattgagaaaataaaataaaaatatgattccAAAGCGTAGAAATTGTAAGAAACGATGTTATTTTCCctgcaaataaatataaaaaatttataacctcccctaaaaaacaaaaaaaatacgttcAAAG
This genomic stretch from Maniola jurtina chromosome 15, ilManJurt1.1, whole genome shotgun sequence harbors:
- the LOC123872468 gene encoding uncharacterized protein LOC123872468 translates to MVHCNKCKLFVSLTKDDVIQCKGPCEAVYHKKCVREKSFFKKGICGGCQGKQEGGEIDVNLTEASPEGLLKELNKKLEIIYKMEKKLEDISEAVDFYAEQYQQMVKFKEEAEKKIKSLEQKNVYLDKCNKALEERVLDLEQSMKVNNVEIVGLEKQDNENTTQVVRKIAQTLKLDPDDITETLRVGRENDKKPQPVIVTLKTRRARDLWIKSRKNLLTNKDVYNNNSALPIYINEDLPRATRQLFWNAKNQLKGMYKYIWVQNSNILARKDNEKRIYRIRNDKDIEKLAG